The following coding sequences lie in one Apium graveolens cultivar Ventura chromosome 1, ASM990537v1, whole genome shotgun sequence genomic window:
- the LOC141716338 gene encoding uncharacterized protein LOC141716338: MELHGHPFTWERGRNTDNWLEIRLDRALVSPDWLDLFPMLKLYTIDGSPSDHSPIFLDPKMIESIVKDNWYFNKDDRITHKVQQCGEKLEIWGRETSEEIFWRQRSKQLWLQSGDKNTRYFHSSCTARRRTNRIHRLKNDNGNWVDWQQGLQSLIVNYYQDLFKSDQANIDEVTNCVHPRLSSAQNMDLMKEISDVEVKSAIFQMHPDKAPGPDGMTPAFF; encoded by the exons ATGGAGCTACATGGCCATCCATTTACGTGGGAAAGAGGTCGTAACACTGATAACTGGTTGGAGATTCGTCTAGACAGAGCACTGGTATCGCCTGATTGGCTGGATCTTTTCCCTATGTTGAAGCTATATACGATTGATGGTTCCCCTTCTGATCATAGCCCAATATTCCTGGATCCTAAAATGATTGAGTCG ATTGTAAAGGATAATTGGTACTTCAATAAAGATGACAGAATCACTCATAAGGTTCAACAATGTGGGGAAAAGCTAGAAATTTGGGGAAGAGAG ACCAGCGAGGAGATATTCTGGAGGCAACGATCGAAGCAACTATGGCTCCAATCTGGTGACAAAAACACGAGGTACTTCCACTCGTCTTGTACTGCCAGACGTCGCACAAACAGAATTCACAGGTTGAAAAATGATAATGGAAACTGGGTGGACTGGCAGCAGGGACTGCAGTCACTAATCGTGAATTATTATCAAGACCTGTTTAAATCTGATCAAGCCAATATTGACGAGGTCACCAATTGTGTGCATCCACGCCTTTCTAGTGCTCAGAACATGGACCTCATGAAGGAAATCTCAGATGTAGAAGTCAAGTCAGCAATCTTTCAGATGCATCCGGACAAAGCCCCGGGGCCTGATGGCATGACACCGGcttttttctaa